Proteins co-encoded in one Prevotella sp. E13-27 genomic window:
- a CDS encoding ATP-binding protein, translating into MRKHLTIISFFTLLALLASPHLYAADTDSVETDSIPQEYAREYTEEHPLVYEDAFDIWPYAFNDDKGIAMGFNVELVDILLNQLGIPHVTKLKVRADVLKDIKDKRADLTLGMQAPFNEEYTIFGKQVVSLFTHSVVWPKGEQQPITTFEDIENHQVFVHYGSFSHYLIEKQGWGNSIRTFEDMESAVKKVGSEGKGQVLWNTAALKWLIRANHLNKLQIAPVTMPDGEYKFMSNDQLLLHKLDSLYSKLRNDGRVVTIRNKWFYPEKQNSGIPTWVWHILNILVVLAIFLTTIIFYVRYRENKANARSKQRNSRLALIMRASGTSIWLYDVVKQCFIWINNEGIPTHNYTLEQFTSRLDKESHDLVISSINDIVSKKSENISLDINTFAESDPTGGVHTYAITLSVVREKEGKPIVIMAVCNDITEKNKNLRETKERLILYRSIFNTAIVDMIYFDRDGYIVNMNERAQETLQMSLDETIRNRVSLRQIIDIPDFNYDTFDYYNVTRFINYNGVKNSIISRKLTKPIVYNLQIVPVRDKDGNLLCAYETGMEITETVDTYRNIQRGIRKEKEANKELIDYIDNINYVMEVGGVRIATYSPDTHILSINKSHNIVQHELTQTRVMSLTADISQKAVMRALNNMDNRSKTTIEAEVCTTLRAGGKPLYLLLRFVPTLDSEGNVISYFGMCRDISTIKATEAMLEKETVKAHEIETLKNSFLRNMSYEIRTPLSSVVGFSELFEQPHSPEDEVLFINEIKSSSTYLLDLINDILFLSRLDAHMIEYNVQPTDFALSFEGHCYVGWANQQKEGVEYIVENRFDKIIVNIDDTNIGRVIEQVIANATKHTDSGFVRARYDYVGDRLMIVIEDTGSGIAPDVLKHIYERFASGNNNGTGLGLPICKEIIEQMNGKIYIFTKEGKGTTVCIIIPCEAITIERKKIF; encoded by the coding sequence ATGAGAAAACATCTCACCATCATATCATTTTTCACACTTCTCGCGCTTTTAGCGTCACCACATCTGTATGCAGCAGATACTGACAGTGTGGAAACAGACTCCATCCCTCAAGAATACGCCAGGGAGTACACTGAAGAGCACCCACTTGTCTATGAAGATGCCTTTGACATCTGGCCCTATGCCTTCAATGATGACAAAGGCATAGCAATGGGATTCAATGTTGAACTTGTTGACATACTGCTCAACCAGCTCGGTATACCACATGTCACTAAGCTGAAAGTGAGGGCAGACGTGCTAAAAGACATTAAAGACAAGCGCGCTGACCTGACTCTTGGCATGCAAGCTCCATTTAATGAAGAATACACTATCTTTGGCAAACAAGTTGTTTCATTGTTCACTCACAGCGTGGTATGGCCGAAAGGAGAACAGCAGCCCATTACCACCTTCGAAGACATAGAGAACCATCAGGTATTCGTACACTACGGTAGTTTCAGCCATTACCTCATAGAAAAGCAAGGATGGGGCAACAGCATACGCACGTTTGAAGACATGGAGTCTGCAGTCAAGAAGGTTGGCAGTGAGGGTAAAGGACAAGTACTGTGGAACACCGCTGCCCTGAAGTGGCTAATACGCGCCAACCACCTTAACAAGCTACAGATAGCGCCCGTCACCATGCCTGATGGTGAATACAAGTTCATGTCCAACGACCAGCTGCTGCTGCATAAGCTCGACAGCCTATACTCCAAGCTGCGCAACGATGGACGTGTCGTCACGATTAGGAACAAATGGTTCTATCCCGAAAAACAGAATAGCGGAATACCTACATGGGTATGGCATATTCTTAACATCTTAGTTGTTTTGGCAATCTTCCTCACCACAATAATATTTTACGTTCGCTATCGTGAGAACAAAGCTAATGCCCGCAGCAAGCAGCGAAATAGTCGTCTCGCCCTTATCATGCGGGCAAGCGGCACAAGCATATGGCTCTACGATGTAGTCAAGCAATGCTTCATCTGGATAAATAACGAGGGCATACCCACTCACAATTACACGCTCGAACAATTCACCAGTCGTTTGGATAAGGAAAGTCACGACTTAGTCATCTCTTCCATTAACGACATCGTAAGCAAAAAGAGCGAAAACATCTCATTGGACATAAACACCTTTGCTGAAAGCGACCCTACCGGAGGTGTACACACCTATGCCATAACATTGTCCGTAGTACGAGAAAAAGAGGGGAAGCCAATAGTGATTATGGCTGTATGCAACGACATAACCGAAAAGAACAAGAACCTGCGCGAAACGAAGGAACGTCTCATCCTCTACCGTTCAATCTTCAACACAGCCATTGTTGACATGATTTATTTCGACCGCGACGGCTACATAGTGAACATGAACGAGCGTGCTCAGGAGACACTTCAGATGTCACTTGACGAGACAATACGCAACCGCGTAAGCCTGCGTCAGATTATTGACATACCAGATTTCAACTACGACACCTTTGACTACTATAATGTTACACGCTTCATCAACTACAATGGAGTTAAAAACAGCATCATATCACGCAAGCTGACGAAACCCATTGTGTATAATCTGCAGATTGTACCTGTTCGAGACAAAGATGGTAATCTCTTGTGTGCCTATGAGACAGGTATGGAGATAACAGAAACTGTTGACACTTATCGTAACATACAACGCGGCATCAGAAAAGAAAAGGAAGCGAACAAAGAGCTTATCGACTATATAGACAACATCAACTATGTGATGGAGGTAGGCGGTGTGCGCATAGCGACTTACTCACCTGATACGCATATACTGTCCATAAACAAGTCTCATAACATTGTTCAGCACGAACTGACACAGACCAGAGTTATGTCTCTCACAGCAGACATATCTCAAAAAGCTGTCATGCGCGCATTGAACAACATGGACAACCGCTCGAAGACAACTATTGAAGCAGAGGTATGTACCACACTTAGGGCAGGCGGCAAACCACTGTACCTACTACTGCGCTTCGTACCGACACTCGACAGCGAAGGAAACGTCATCTCCTATTTCGGAATGTGCCGCGACATCAGTACCATAAAAGCCACCGAGGCAATGCTTGAGAAAGAAACTGTCAAGGCACACGAGATAGAGACGCTGAAGAACTCGTTCCTCAGGAACATGAGCTACGAGATACGTACTCCACTGAGCTCCGTTGTAGGTTTCTCGGAACTGTTCGAGCAGCCCCACTCTCCAGAAGACGAGGTTCTGTTCATAAACGAGATAAAGTCAAGCTCTACCTACCTGTTAGACCTCATCAACGACATACTGTTCCTGTCACGTCTTGATGCCCACATGATTGAATACAACGTGCAGCCAACAGACTTCGCTCTGTCATTTGAGGGGCACTGCTACGTAGGATGGGCAAACCAGCAAAAAGAAGGCGTTGAGTATATTGTAGAGAATCGCTTTGACAAGATTATTGTCAATATTGACGACACAAACATCGGAAGAGTCATTGAGCAGGTTATAGCAAACGCGACCAAACATACCGATTCCGGATTTGTAAGGGCACGCTATGACTATGTGGGCGACAGGCTCATGATTGTCATCGAAGACACTGGTTCAGGAATAGCTCCCGACGTACTGAAGCACATCTACGAACGTTTTGCATCAGGCAACAACAACGGAACAGGACTGGGACTTCCCATCTGCAAAGAGATTATCGAGCAAATGAACGGAAAGATTTATATTTTCACTAAGGAAGGAAAAGGAACGACTGTATGCATCATCATTCCTTGCGAAGCAATAACAATTGAGCGCAAAAAAATATTCTAA
- a CDS encoding 4-hydroxy-3-methylbut-2-enyl diphosphate reductase gives MFQIEIDNGSGFCFGVTTAIKKAEEELQKGNTLYCLGDIVHNGMECDRLRQMGLITINHEELANLQNAKVLLRAHGEPPATYETARRNNIEIIDATCPVVLQLQKRIKDKWTNDSKAQVVIFGKNGHAEVLGLVGQTNGKAIVIEKFDDVKSLDFTRDIYLYSQTTKSLDEFHRIIEYIQEHISPEASFQSFDTICRQVANRMPNISQFATRHDLILFVSGRKSSNGKVLYNECVRVNPNSYLIEGPDEIKPEWLKDVKTIGICGATSTPKWLMEQCRDWILERD, from the coding sequence ATGTTTCAAATAGAAATAGATAATGGCAGCGGCTTCTGCTTCGGAGTTACCACAGCGATAAAGAAAGCCGAGGAAGAACTACAGAAAGGCAACACCCTCTACTGTCTTGGAGACATAGTACATAACGGTATGGAATGTGACCGTCTGCGACAGATGGGTCTCATCACCATCAACCACGAGGAGCTGGCAAACCTACAAAATGCGAAAGTGCTGCTCAGGGCCCATGGCGAGCCACCTGCAACATACGAGACCGCCCGACGCAACAACATTGAGATTATCGATGCCACATGTCCTGTGGTGCTACAGCTACAGAAGCGCATAAAGGACAAATGGACCAACGACAGCAAAGCCCAGGTTGTAATCTTTGGAAAGAACGGACATGCCGAGGTGCTCGGACTTGTAGGACAGACCAACGGGAAGGCCATTGTCATAGAGAAGTTCGACGATGTGAAATCCCTCGACTTCACACGTGACATCTACCTCTATTCACAAACCACGAAATCACTCGACGAGTTCCATCGCATCATTGAATATATTCAGGAGCATATCTCACCTGAAGCCAGCTTCCAGAGCTTCGACACCATCTGCCGACAAGTGGCCAACAGGATGCCTAACATATCCCAGTTTGCCACACGCCACGACCTCATACTCTTCGTAAGCGGACGCAAGAGTTCCAACGGCAAGGTGCTCTACAATGAGTGTGTGAGAGTAAATCCAAACAGCTACCTAATCGAGGGGCCTGACGAGATAAAACCAGAATGGCTCAAAGACGTAAAGACCATAGGCATCTGTGGAGCAACATCCACCCCGAAATGGTTAATGGAACAATGCAGAGACTGGATATTGGAGAGAGATTAG
- the meaB gene encoding methylmalonyl Co-A mutase-associated GTPase MeaB: MEHPENSAEYAGLQVNSGVEQQSIVNPYLQRNRYKRRQLSVGDIVEGILKGDVTILSQAVTLVESVNPDHQKQAQEVIERLLPYSGNSIRIGISGVPGAGKSTSIDEFGMHVLKEKGGKLAVLAIDPSSERTKGSILGDKTRMEKLALHPDSFIRPSPSAGSLGGVARKTRETIILCEAAGYDKIFVETVGVGQSETACHSMVDFFLLIQVAGTGDELQGIKRGIMEISDGIVINKCDGDNVDRCHMAATNFRNALHFFPKPDSGWLPQVLCYSGFYGTGIKEIWDMIYSYIDFVKDNGYFDYRRNEQAKYWMYESINEHLRMNFYNNPLIQQQLEQAEKVVLAGQKTSFVAAQQLLDDYYQHLKK, translated from the coding sequence ATGGAACATCCAGAGAACAGTGCCGAATATGCAGGATTACAAGTAAACAGCGGCGTAGAGCAACAATCGATAGTCAACCCCTATCTGCAAAGAAACAGATACAAGCGTCGTCAGCTATCAGTAGGCGACATCGTTGAAGGAATCCTCAAAGGCGATGTCACCATACTCTCACAGGCTGTGACACTGGTTGAAAGCGTCAACCCCGACCATCAGAAGCAGGCCCAGGAAGTCATTGAGCGACTTCTCCCCTATAGCGGCAACAGCATACGCATAGGCATAAGTGGCGTGCCAGGAGCAGGCAAGTCAACATCCATCGATGAGTTCGGAATGCACGTTCTCAAAGAGAAAGGAGGCAAGCTCGCCGTTCTCGCCATCGACCCCTCATCGGAACGCACCAAGGGAAGCATACTCGGCGATAAGACGCGCATGGAGAAGCTTGCCCTCCATCCCGACTCCTTCATACGTCCCAGCCCATCAGCAGGCTCACTCGGAGGCGTGGCACGCAAGACGCGTGAGACAATAATCCTCTGCGAAGCTGCCGGCTACGACAAAATCTTCGTAGAGACCGTGGGTGTAGGACAGAGTGAGACAGCCTGTCACTCCATGGTCGATTTCTTCCTGCTCATACAGGTTGCGGGAACAGGCGACGAATTACAGGGCATCAAACGCGGCATCATGGAGATAAGCGACGGCATAGTCATCAATAAGTGCGACGGCGACAATGTTGACCGTTGCCACATGGCTGCCACCAACTTCCGCAACGCCCTTCATTTCTTCCCTAAGCCTGACAGCGGCTGGCTGCCACAGGTGCTCTGCTACAGCGGCTTCTACGGCACAGGCATCAAGGAGATATGGGACATGATATACAGTTACATAGACTTCGTCAAGGACAACGGATATTTCGACTATCGTCGCAACGAACAGGCAAAATACTGGATGTATGAGAGCATCAACGAGCATCTTCGCATGAACTTCTATAACAATCCTCTCATACAACAACAGCTGGAGCAAGCAGAGAAAGTAGTCCTTGCAGGCCAGAAGACATCTTTCGTCGCCGCCCAACAGCTGCTCGACGATTATTATCAACATCTTAAAAAGTGA
- a CDS encoding DUF1573 domain-containing protein, whose translation MNRLIIGLTMLLLPLGAAKGQSLVATKDAIDCGSTGYRMPATAVFELKNNGSRRIVIDDVKADCGCTKVTLAKKDLNAGEKCEIKLVYDGRMLGHYQKQAAVTYHQRHSGSHNSRQTTNRLYLTMTGVVLTEVKDYSGTYPFAMGNLLADKNVLEFDDVNRGDHPEDVINVLNNSLKPMVPNIQHLPPYLTAVSVPEELRPGQAGKVFVTLNSEHIHDFGLTQTSVYLASHLGDKITPDNELPISVVLLPDLKSFEGSNKQYAPHMKFSSESVTIGIVNGKKVKKGVITITNTGRTALNISSMQMFTRGLEVTLGKRQLNPGERTTLKIKGDREQLLKSRSKPRILMITNDPDKSKVIIPINVK comes from the coding sequence ATGAACAGACTGATAATAGGACTAACAATGCTGCTGCTTCCATTAGGAGCAGCGAAAGGACAGTCACTCGTGGCGACAAAAGACGCCATAGACTGCGGAAGCACAGGCTACAGGATGCCGGCAACAGCCGTATTTGAACTGAAAAACAATGGCTCAAGGCGAATAGTCATCGACGACGTGAAGGCTGACTGCGGATGTACGAAGGTAACACTGGCAAAGAAAGACCTCAATGCTGGCGAGAAATGCGAGATAAAGCTTGTCTATGACGGTCGCATGCTCGGCCATTACCAGAAGCAGGCTGCCGTGACCTATCACCAGCGCCATTCAGGCTCACACAACTCACGACAAACCACCAACCGCCTCTATCTCACCATGACAGGCGTGGTACTGACAGAGGTGAAAGACTACAGCGGCACTTATCCTTTCGCTATGGGCAACCTGCTGGCAGACAAGAACGTGCTTGAGTTCGACGACGTGAACCGTGGCGACCATCCTGAGGATGTCATCAACGTGCTCAACAACAGCTTGAAACCCATGGTGCCAAACATTCAGCACCTGCCACCCTACCTTACAGCTGTAAGCGTGCCAGAGGAGCTTCGTCCCGGACAGGCTGGTAAGGTGTTCGTGACGCTGAACTCAGAGCATATACACGACTTCGGACTTACTCAGACATCAGTATATCTCGCAAGCCATCTTGGCGACAAGATTACGCCTGACAACGAGCTTCCCATCTCCGTGGTTCTTCTCCCCGACCTGAAGAGTTTCGAAGGCAGCAACAAACAGTATGCCCCTCACATGAAGTTCTCAAGTGAGAGCGTCACCATCGGAATCGTCAACGGCAAGAAAGTAAAGAAAGGCGTCATCACCATAACAAATACAGGTCGCACAGCGCTGAACATTTCATCAATGCAGATGTTTACACGTGGACTAGAAGTAACACTTGGCAAGCGACAGCTCAACCCTGGCGAGCGCACCACACTGAAGATAAAAGGCGACCGCGAACAGTTGTTGAAGTCGCGCTCAAAACCACGTATCCTAATGATTACCAACGACCCAGACAAGTCAAAGGTCATCATACCAATAAACGTAAAATGA